TCGGCCTTCGCCGCGTGCTCACCTCGGGCGGGGCATCCGCCGCGATCGACGGCATCGAGACGCTGCGCGCTCTGGTCGCCGCCGCCGAGGGCGAGATCGAGATCATGGCCGGCAGCGGCGTCGACGTGACCAGTGCTCCGGTGCTGGCGGCGGCGGGCGTCGACGCCATCCACTTCTCCGCGAAGCGCGCTGTGACCGAGGACGGGGGCGTGCGCATGGGGTCCGCCTCCGACGGGGTCGGCGGCTACGAGGTCACCGACCGCGACATCGCCTTCGCGATCCGGGACGCCCTCGCGCGGTAGCCGCCCCCTCGCAGGGTGAGTAGGCTCGCACCGTGATGGATACCCGCGAGTTCACCGACGCCTATGGCGTCGACATCGTCTATGACGTCCATCCTGCGCACGGGACGCCCCGGGGAGTGGTGCAGCTGCTGCACGGCGTCGGCGAGCATGCCGGGAGGTACGGAGCGCTGATCGCCGCGCTCACCGGCGCCGGGTTCCACGTCTACGCCGACGACCACCGCGGGCACGGACGCACCGGCATCCGTCAGCACGGCGGACCCGAGAAGCTCGGACGCCTGGGCAAGGGCGGACTGCGCGCGGCCGAAGAGGCGGTCTGGCAGCTGACCGGCATCATCCGCGAGGAGAACCCCGATCTCCCGCTCGTGCTGCTCGGGCATTCCTGGGGCTCGTTCCTCGCGCAGATGCTCGTCAACGATCACCCGGAAGCCTGGGACGCCGTGATCCTCTCCGGATCTGCACTGCGGATGCCCGGTTCGCTGAACGCCGCGCCGCTCAACGCGCGCTGGGCAGGCGAGGGGGCCACGGGTCTCGAGTGGCTCAGCCGCGATCCTGCCGTGTGGGCCGCGTTCGACGAGGACCCGCTGACCACCGACGTGCCGCTGCTCAAGCTCTTCGGCCCGATCGAGGCCGCGAAGCTCTACGGCCGCCCGGCCAGAGACCTCGGATACGACATCCCGATGCTGCTGCTCGTGGGTCGGGACGACCCGGTGGGCGGACCCCGCAGCGTGCACAAGCTCGCCGACGAGTACCGCAACCGTTCCGGCCTCACCGACGTCACGACGCTCGTGTACCCGGATGCGCGTCACGAGATCTTCGCGGAGCTGCAGCAGGAAGAGGTGCGTGCCGACGTGCTCGCCTGGCTCGACACGCACATCCCCGCGCGCTGAGATTCGCGGCTTCATCGCCGAGACCCATGCTCCTCGCCCATACCCACGGTGGCGACCGCTTGTGACGGTGGGTCTCGGCGGGGACCGTGGGTGCGGGCGTGAGGTGTTCCCGGATGAGGCCGGTGTGACGCGGCGTTACGCGCGGTGAAGACGTGTGACGCTGCTGCCTCGACCGGCGCGGAGCCCCCGTAGATTCGGGGCAATATTCCGCGCATGAGCGAGGAGTGCCCCGTTCTGCGGTGCCCTCGCACGGGAGGGACCGCTCCGATGAGCTTCGTGAAGGACTGGCAGGACTGGCACGCGTCACGCGAGCGCTACGCGGGCTCGGAGTACGGTCCGTCGGCATTGGAGTCGACGAACTGGCTCATCACCGAGGCGGCGGCCGTCGACGGCATCCCCGGTCTCTGGGCGCTCACCGGTGACGGGGGCATCCGCGGCAGCGAGCTCGGTCGGGCGGGATCCACCGTCGTGCTGCGCGGCGGTGAGAGCATCCGCCTCGGACGCCGTGAGCTGCGCGTGTTCGAGCGCCACGGCACGCTCGCCCTGCGTGTGCTGAACCCGGCCCGTCCGCAGCGCGAGTGGTTCACGGCGATCGACGCCTACGCCCCCGACGAGCGCTGGCGGCTGCCGGCCGTGTTCGAGGAGACGCCCGGCGAGCAGATCGTGATCACGTCGGTCGACGGGGATGCGCGGGAGACGCCCGTCGCCGGTCGACTGCGGTTCGAGCTGGCAGGGGCCCCGCAGACGCTGACCGTGACCCGGAGCGCGCAGGGAGCGCTCGGCGCGGTCTTCGCCGACGGCACGAACGGGCTCGAGACGTACCGCTTCCGGTTCCTCCCGGTCGACGAACCCGCCGCCGGCGGCACGGCCGTGATCGACTTCAACCGCGCCTACCTGCCCCCGTGCGCGTTCTCGGACCAGTTCGTGTGCCCGCTCCCGCCCGTCGGCAACCGGTACTCGACGCCCATCCGCGCCGGGGAGCGCGTGGTGGTGCTCGGAGGCTGACCCGCCGGAACCGGGGCTGCGCGCCTTAAGCTGGAACCGTGCACGGTGAATACAAGGTCCCAGGTGGAAAACTCGTCGTCGTCGACCTCGAGATCGAGGACGATCGGATCGCCCGCTTCCGCCTCGCCGGCGACTTCTTCCTCGAGCCCGACTCGGCGCTGGACGACATCAACGCCGCCGTGAACGGACTGCCGGTCGAGTCGGACGCGACCGTGATCGCGAACGCCGTCCGTGGAGCTCTTCCCGACGGCGCCCAGCTGCTCGGCTTCAGCCCGGAGGCCGTGGGCACCGCGGTGCGCCGTGCGCTCGTGACCGCTCCGGGCTGGCGTGACTTCGACTGGGAGATCGTGCACGATGAGGCCGTCTCGCCGCGCATGAACCTCGCCCTCGACGAGGTTCTCACCTCGCGGGTGGGCGAGGGCCGCCGTCGACCCACCCTGCGCATCTGGGAGTGGAACGAGTCGGCCGTCGTGATCGGATCCTTCCAGTCGTACCGCAACGAGGTCGACCCCGAGGGAGCGGCGACGCACGGGTTCGACGTCGTCCGCCGCATCTCCGGTGGAGGGGCGATGCTGATGGCGGCCGGACAGATCATCACGTACTCGCTGTACGTGCCCGCATCGCTCGTCGCCGGCATGACCTTCGCCGACTCCTACGCGTTCCTCGACGACTGGGTGCTGCAGGCGCTGCGCTCGCTCGGTATCGACGCGGTGTACCAGCCGCTCAACGACATCGCGAGTCCGACCGGCAAGATCGGCGGTGCTGCCCAGAAGCGTCTCGCCAACGGGGGAGTGCTGCACCACGCGACCCTGTCGTACGACATCGACGGACAGGTGATGACCGAGGTCCTCCGCATCGGTCGCGAGAAGCTCAGCGACAAGGGCACGACCTCCGCCGCAAAGCGCGTCGATCCGCTGCGCAGTCAGACCGGGCTCGAGCGCGCCGAGATCATCGAGCGTTTCAAGGACACGTTCCGCTCGCTGACCGACGCCGAGACCGGATCGATCTCGGCCGACGAGTACGCCGATGCCGAAGCCCTCGTCGAGTCGAAGTTCGCCACCGAGGCGTGGCTGCATCGGGTGCCGTGACGGCGCCGGATCCCGACCTCTCCGCCGCAGCGGACCCGCCGGACGCCGCGCCGGCGATCGAGCCAGTCGTGCCCGAGCCGGTCGTGACTGATCCCGTCGTGCGCGGTGCGGTCACGATCGTCGAGGGCGACAACCTCGCCGTGGCCGCGACCCTGCCCTCCGGATCGTTCACGCTCGTGTACCTCGACCCGCCCTTCAACACCGGTCGCACGCAGGAGCGGCAGGTGGTCACCGCGCGGCGGACGTCCACAGCTCCTCGAGAGTCCGTACCGGACGTCGACCCAGCCCCGGAATCCGGCGACCGCTCGGGGGCGGCTGGCTCGGATCCGAGGAGTCCTGCACAGGGGACGCCCGAGCCCGAGACCGAGGTGCGGCACGGATTCCACGGCCACGCGTACGAGCGGGTGCGCGGGATGCTGCGCGCCTATGACGACCGCTTCGACGACTACGGCGCCTTCCTCATGCCCCGGCTCGAGGAGGCGTGGCGGCTGCTCGCCGACGACGGCACCCTCTATCTGCACCTCGACTATCGGGAGGCGCACTACGCGAAGGTCATGCTCGACGCGGTGTTCGGGCGGGACTGCTTCCTCAACGAGCTGATCTGGGCGTACGACTACGGCGCCAAGTCGCGCAGTCGCTGGCCCACCAAGCACGACACGATCCTGGTCTACGTCAAGAATCCGCGCGAGTACGTCTTCAACTCCGACGAGGTCGACCGCGAGCCCTACATGGCGCCGGGACTGGTCACCCCTGAGAAGGCCGCGCGCGGCAAGCTGCCCACCGACGTCTGGTGGCACACGATCGTGCCGACGACGGGGCGGGAGAAGACCGGCTATCCCACGCAGAAGCCGGAGGGGATCCTTCGCCGCATCGTGACGGCATCGAGTCGTCCCGGAGACCGTGTGCTCGACCTGTTCGCCGGGAGCGGCACGACGGGAGCGGTGGCCTCGGCGCTGGGCCGGGACGCCGTGCTCGTGGACGACAACCCCGAGGCGGTGCGGATCATGAGGGCGCGGATGCCGCACGCCGAGGCGACGACGCTCGACTGACGCGGGTCGTCAGGACGGACGCAGCAACACGAGGAACTGCTCGATCTCGGCGGCCATGTCGAGGGACGGATCGAGCATCCACGCGGCCTGGAGCCCATCGGCCAGGGCGTGCAGAGT
The DNA window shown above is from Microbacterium maritypicum and carries:
- a CDS encoding alpha/beta fold hydrolase, producing the protein MDTREFTDAYGVDIVYDVHPAHGTPRGVVQLLHGVGEHAGRYGALIAALTGAGFHVYADDHRGHGRTGIRQHGGPEKLGRLGKGGLRAAEEAVWQLTGIIREENPDLPLVLLGHSWGSFLAQMLVNDHPEAWDAVILSGSALRMPGSLNAAPLNARWAGEGATGLEWLSRDPAVWAAFDEDPLTTDVPLLKLFGPIEAAKLYGRPARDLGYDIPMLLLVGRDDPVGGPRSVHKLADEYRNRSGLTDVTTLVYPDARHEIFAELQQEEVRADVLAWLDTHIPAR
- a CDS encoding DUF1684 domain-containing protein; this translates as MSFVKDWQDWHASRERYAGSEYGPSALESTNWLITEAAAVDGIPGLWALTGDGGIRGSELGRAGSTVVLRGGESIRLGRRELRVFERHGTLALRVLNPARPQREWFTAIDAYAPDERWRLPAVFEETPGEQIVITSVDGDARETPVAGRLRFELAGAPQTLTVTRSAQGALGAVFADGTNGLETYRFRFLPVDEPAAGGTAVIDFNRAYLPPCAFSDQFVCPLPPVGNRYSTPIRAGERVVVLGG
- a CDS encoding lipoate--protein ligase family protein translates to MHGEYKVPGGKLVVVDLEIEDDRIARFRLAGDFFLEPDSALDDINAAVNGLPVESDATVIANAVRGALPDGAQLLGFSPEAVGTAVRRALVTAPGWRDFDWEIVHDEAVSPRMNLALDEVLTSRVGEGRRRPTLRIWEWNESAVVIGSFQSYRNEVDPEGAATHGFDVVRRISGGGAMLMAAGQIITYSLYVPASLVAGMTFADSYAFLDDWVLQALRSLGIDAVYQPLNDIASPTGKIGGAAQKRLANGGVLHHATLSYDIDGQVMTEVLRIGREKLSDKGTTSAAKRVDPLRSQTGLERAEIIERFKDTFRSLTDAETGSISADEYADAEALVESKFATEAWLHRVP
- a CDS encoding DNA-methyltransferase produces the protein MAASGAVTAPDPDLSAAADPPDAAPAIEPVVPEPVVTDPVVRGAVTIVEGDNLAVAATLPSGSFTLVYLDPPFNTGRTQERQVVTARRTSTAPRESVPDVDPAPESGDRSGAAGSDPRSPAQGTPEPETEVRHGFHGHAYERVRGMLRAYDDRFDDYGAFLMPRLEEAWRLLADDGTLYLHLDYREAHYAKVMLDAVFGRDCFLNELIWAYDYGAKSRSRWPTKHDTILVYVKNPREYVFNSDEVDREPYMAPGLVTPEKAARGKLPTDVWWHTIVPTTGREKTGYPTQKPEGILRRIVTASSRPGDRVLDLFAGSGTTGAVASALGRDAVLVDDNPEAVRIMRARMPHAEATTLD